A single region of the Latilactobacillus curvatus JCM 1096 = DSM 20019 genome encodes:
- a CDS encoding DUF441 domain-containing protein has translation MESWLFLVAILIVALLAKNQSLIIATAVVLILKVFPISNKVLPVIQAKGINWGVTVISVAILVPIATGQIGVKDLINAFKTPAGFIAVGCGVLVAVLSAKGVGLLSASPEMTVALVFGTIMGVVFLKGIAAGPVIAAGITYTILTVFNLVPIH, from the coding sequence ATGGAAAGTTGGTTATTTTTAGTAGCGATTTTAATCGTTGCATTGTTAGCGAAAAATCAATCTTTAATCATTGCGACCGCGGTTGTTTTAATATTAAAGGTATTCCCGATTTCAAATAAGGTGCTGCCTGTGATCCAAGCCAAAGGCATTAATTGGGGAGTGACAGTGATTTCGGTTGCTATCCTAGTCCCGATTGCAACGGGGCAAATTGGTGTCAAAGACTTAATCAATGCCTTTAAAACGCCGGCGGGTTTTATTGCAGTTGGTTGTGGCGTGTTAGTTGCTGTACTATCAGCGAAGGGTGTGGGGCTATTGTCCGCTAGTCCTGAGATGACAGTGGCCTTGGTTTTTGGGACCATCATGGGTGTCGTTTTTCTAAAAGGGATTGCGGCTGGCCCCGTAATTGCAGCGGGGATTACTTATACCATTTTAACGGTCTTTAATTTAGTACCAATTCATTAA